In Dehalococcoidia bacterium, a single window of DNA contains:
- a CDS encoding NAD-dependent epimerase/dehydratase family protein: MRVVVTGAAGFIGSHLVDALLAEPCNSVVAFDNLRRGALAHLAQHEADPRLSVVIADVADRRAVAEALAGTELVYHLAAQSNVMGAVADPRYSFEANVAGSFNVLEAAASAGVRRVVFTSSREVYGDAANLPVDESQPVAPRNPYGASKAAAELYCDIFWRRFGLDVAVVRLANVYGPRDRDRVIPLWLECAAAGQPLDVFGGDQVIDFVPVPLAVEALLRVSTILLDGLPINVGSGTGTPLLALARRILDLHGGRGELRMLPARDAEVRHFVADVGRMRELLKIEPPADPLCDLPALLQPVATGSS; the protein is encoded by the coding sequence GTGCGCGTTGTCGTAACCGGAGCAGCCGGATTCATTGGCAGCCACCTCGTGGACGCGCTGCTCGCTGAGCCGTGCAACAGCGTGGTCGCCTTCGATAACCTGCGGCGCGGCGCGCTCGCGCACCTGGCGCAGCACGAGGCCGACCCGCGGTTGAGCGTCGTGATCGCCGACGTCGCCGATCGGCGGGCCGTGGCCGAAGCGCTGGCTGGAACCGAGCTTGTATATCACCTGGCGGCACAGTCGAACGTCATGGGCGCGGTCGCGGACCCGCGCTATTCGTTCGAGGCGAACGTCGCCGGCAGCTTCAACGTGCTGGAGGCGGCCGCGTCGGCGGGCGTGCGGCGCGTCGTGTTCACCTCCTCGCGCGAAGTCTACGGCGATGCGGCGAACCTTCCCGTGGACGAGTCGCAACCCGTAGCACCGCGGAACCCGTACGGCGCCAGCAAGGCCGCCGCGGAGCTGTATTGCGATATCTTCTGGCGCCGCTTCGGGCTCGACGTTGCCGTGGTGCGCCTGGCCAACGTCTACGGCCCGCGCGATCGCGATCGCGTGATCCCGCTCTGGCTCGAGTGCGCCGCGGCGGGACAACCGCTCGACGTTTTCGGCGGAGACCAGGTGATCGACTTCGTGCCGGTGCCGCTGGCGGTCGAGGCGCTCTTGCGCGTCAGCACCATCCTGCTCGACGGCCTCCCGATCAATGTCGGCTCTGGCACGGGCACACCGTTGCTGGCGCTGGCCCGGCGCATCCTTGACTTGCACGGCGGACGTGGAGAGCTGCGGATGTTGCCGGCGCGCGACGCCGAGGTGCGTCACTTCGTCGCGGATGTCGGGCGCATGCGCGAGCTGCTGAAGATCGAGCCGCCGGCCGATCCTCTCTGCGATCTCCCTGCCCTGCTGCAGCCGGTAGCCACGGGGAGCAGCTAA
- a CDS encoding glycosyltransferase family 4 protein, with amino-acid sequence MGSRSLLLVSASLDAAARNAVAEGRWPRKDFFALADALGADVIDYTAIDASRTLRLIRRLAGAPVAQAFAAWQRRGAYDCIFSDGEHIGIPLAVLLARSHRRPRHVALAHLLTTRAKRAAFRWLRPQRGIDVLLTHASLQHTLAGRQLGLRPSQLLLTPYQVDPRFWAPAAGQTELLIASAGLEYRDYSVLIDAVRGLPIEAVIAAGSRWSTHRHAARTAELPANVHVTTLDYRELRDLYARARFVVVPLHEVENQAGVTTILEAMAMGRAVIVTATRGQRDVVRGRLCSRDGVGAEAIGGPGSFGLQGELAAAETGLYVPAADSEALRVAIRHLLSHPEEAERMGSAGRRLVEATFSLDAFVNRVAAVLSARQGLETRQPAARTPAAPATPRGE; translated from the coding sequence ATGGGCAGCCGTTCACTGCTGCTGGTCAGCGCATCGCTGGATGCCGCCGCGCGCAACGCGGTGGCCGAAGGCCGCTGGCCGCGCAAGGACTTCTTCGCGCTGGCCGACGCGCTCGGCGCCGACGTGATCGACTACACGGCGATCGATGCCTCGCGCACGCTGCGGCTGATCCGGCGGCTGGCCGGAGCGCCGGTCGCCCAGGCGTTCGCGGCCTGGCAACGCCGCGGCGCCTACGATTGCATCTTCAGCGACGGAGAGCACATCGGCATCCCGCTGGCGGTGCTGCTGGCACGAAGTCACCGCCGGCCGCGGCACGTGGCGTTGGCCCACCTGCTGACCACCCGTGCCAAGCGCGCGGCGTTTCGCTGGCTGCGCCCGCAGCGCGGCATTGACGTCCTGCTCACGCACGCCAGCCTGCAGCACACGCTGGCCGGCCGCCAGCTCGGACTGCGGCCCTCCCAGCTTCTGCTGACGCCGTACCAGGTCGATCCGCGGTTCTGGGCGCCCGCCGCGGGCCAGACCGAGCTGCTGATCGCCAGTGCCGGGCTCGAGTATCGCGACTATTCCGTGTTGATCGACGCCGTGCGCGGGCTGCCGATCGAGGCCGTGATCGCTGCCGGCAGCCGCTGGTCGACGCATCGCCACGCCGCGCGCACGGCGGAGCTTCCAGCGAACGTGCACGTAACCACGCTGGACTACCGGGAGCTGCGCGATCTGTACGCGCGCGCCCGCTTCGTGGTGGTGCCGCTGCATGAGGTCGAGAACCAGGCCGGCGTCACGACGATCCTTGAGGCGATGGCGATGGGCCGGGCCGTGATCGTCACGGCCACCCGCGGACAGCGCGACGTGGTCAGAGGTCGGCTGTGCAGCAGGGACGGCGTCGGCGCCGAAGCGATCGGCGGGCCGGGCAGCTTCGGGCTTCAGGGGGAACTTGCCGCGGCGGAGACCGGGCTCTACGTTCCCGCGGCCGACTCCGAGGCGCTGCGCGTCGCGATCCGCCACCTCCTGTCGCATCCAGAAGAGGCCGAACGCATGGGCAGCGCCGGTCGGCGGCTGGTCGAAGCGACGTTCAGCCTGGATGCGTTCGTGAACCGGGTCGCCGCCGTATTGTCCGCGCGGCAAGGTCTTGAGACCCGGCAGCCGGCCGCGCGTACGCCGGCGGCGCCGGCCACACCGCGAGGAGAGTAG
- a CDS encoding glycosyltransferase family 2 protein, with translation MAIVLVAGVLLPVGLYLLGLTVLSLVGAARRRAHTSALCRFAVLVPAHDEEQTIGRLLHSLSQLDYPAACVDVLVVADNCSDRTTPIAAELGAKVFERSDAERRGKGYALSWLLDRVAQAGGAYDVYVVLDADSVVRPDFLRALAAAFADGSRVAQGYYTVLQVNGSRAESLREVALALVHYLRPLAKSAIGASAGLKGNGMAFRRDVIERFGWPTSGLAEDVEFHLHLLRGGLRVDFVPDAVVYGEMPNSLRGADSQNLRWEAGRLATIRRQALPLLRFGLRHANVAAIDAAVEQLVPPISVPTVLAFLALAGGLLAGTAVIWVPALAYIGALGAYVLTGLLLARVGPRGWLALGFAPLYVVWKCLIYLRALAVRGDRPWVRTARASPSQQIGRR, from the coding sequence GTGGCGATCGTGCTGGTCGCCGGCGTGCTGCTGCCGGTGGGGCTCTATCTGCTCGGGCTGACGGTGCTCAGTCTGGTGGGGGCTGCCCGCAGGCGCGCTCACACCAGCGCGCTCTGCCGCTTCGCGGTCCTCGTTCCCGCGCACGACGAGGAGCAGACGATCGGCCGCCTGCTCCACAGCCTCTCGCAGCTCGACTACCCAGCGGCGTGTGTCGACGTCCTCGTCGTCGCCGACAACTGCAGCGACCGCACGACCCCGATCGCGGCTGAGCTCGGTGCGAAGGTTTTCGAGCGGTCCGACGCCGAGCGGCGAGGCAAGGGGTACGCGTTGTCCTGGCTGCTGGATCGCGTCGCACAGGCGGGCGGCGCTTATGACGTGTACGTCGTGCTCGACGCGGATTCCGTCGTGCGGCCGGACTTCCTGCGAGCGCTGGCAGCGGCGTTCGCGGATGGCAGCCGCGTTGCGCAGGGGTACTACACCGTGCTCCAGGTCAACGGCAGCCGCGCGGAGTCGTTGCGCGAGGTCGCGCTGGCGCTGGTGCACTATCTGCGTCCGCTGGCCAAGTCGGCGATCGGCGCCTCCGCCGGCCTGAAGGGGAACGGCATGGCCTTCCGCCGGGACGTGATCGAGCGGTTCGGTTGGCCCACCTCCGGCCTTGCCGAAGACGTGGAGTTCCACCTGCACCTGCTTCGAGGCGGGCTGCGGGTCGACTTCGTGCCCGACGCCGTGGTGTACGGGGAGATGCCGAACTCGCTGCGCGGGGCCGATTCGCAGAACCTGCGCTGGGAGGCGGGCCGGCTGGCCACCATTCGCCGCCAGGCGCTGCCGCTGCTTCGCTTCGGCCTGCGGCACGCCAACGTCGCCGCCATCGACGCGGCCGTCGAGCAGCTTGTGCCGCCGATCTCGGTGCCGACCGTGCTGGCATTCCTGGCGCTGGCAGGCGGACTGCTGGCAGGGACAGCGGTGATCTGGGTCCCGGCCCTCGCCTACATCGGTGCGCTGGGCGCGTATGTGTTGACCGGCCTGCTGCTCGCCCGCGTGGGGCCGCGCGGCTGGCTGGCGCTCGGCTTCGCGCCGTTGTATGTCGTGTGGAAGTGCCTGATCTATCTCCGTGCCCTTGCGGTGCGTGGCGACCGGCCCTGGGTGCGCACGGCACGCGCCAGCCCATCGCAGCAGATAGGCCGGCGCTGA
- a CDS encoding UDP-glucuronic acid decarboxylase family protein, translating to MRTVVAGGAGFIGSHLCRRLLAEGHEVLCLDNLSTGRRSNIAALETEPRFTFLEHDVIGPLGFAADVIFHLASPASPPGYLRRPVETMRVNSEGTLNLLEQARRNGAAFLLASTSEIYGDPLEHPQRESYWGNVNSIGRRACYDEGKRYAEALTMTFVHEYRLDARIVRIFNTYGPNSDPEDGRLVPNFICTALRGEPLPIYGSGEQTRSLCYVDDLVEGLMRTAFTPAARGEVINLGNPDEHRVIEFAERIRALCGSASSFAYSTPALGDDPRQRKPDIGKANRLLDWSPRVDLEAGLSATVEYFRQELGLAAAQAV from the coding sequence ATGCGTACCGTCGTCGCTGGCGGCGCCGGCTTCATCGGCTCACACCTCTGCCGGCGGTTGCTGGCCGAAGGGCACGAGGTCCTCTGTCTCGACAACCTGAGCACCGGCCGGCGGAGCAACATCGCGGCGCTCGAGACCGAGCCGCGCTTCACCTTCCTCGAACACGACGTGATCGGGCCGCTGGGCTTCGCGGCGGATGTAATCTTCCACCTGGCCAGTCCCGCGAGCCCGCCCGGTTATTTGCGCCGCCCGGTCGAGACCATGCGCGTGAACAGCGAGGGCACGCTGAACTTGCTGGAGCAGGCGCGGCGAAACGGCGCCGCGTTCTTGCTCGCCAGCACCAGCGAGATTTACGGCGATCCGCTGGAGCATCCGCAGCGGGAATCGTACTGGGGGAACGTCAACTCGATCGGCAGGCGGGCCTGCTACGACGAGGGCAAGCGCTACGCCGAGGCGCTGACGATGACCTTTGTCCACGAGTACCGCCTGGACGCGCGGATCGTGCGGATCTTCAACACCTACGGGCCGAACTCCGACCCGGAGGACGGCCGCCTGGTTCCGAACTTCATCTGCACGGCGCTGCGGGGCGAACCGCTGCCGATCTACGGCAGCGGCGAGCAAACGCGGAGCCTCTGCTACGTGGACGACCTGGTCGAGGGGCTGATGCGCACCGCCTTCACCCCGGCCGCCCGCGGCGAGGTGATCAATCTCGGCAACCCCGATGAGCACCGCGTGATCGAGTTCGCGGAGCGGATTCGTGCGTTGTGCGGCTCCGCCTCCAGCTTCGCGTACAGCACGCCCGCGCTTGGCGACGACCCACGCCAGCGGAAACCGGACATCGGCAAGGCCAACCGCCTGCTGGACTGGTCGCCACGTGTCGACCTGGAAGCCGGACTGAGCGCCACGGTTGAGTACTTCCGGCAGGAGCTGGGCCTCGCCGCGGCGCAGGCGGTCTAA